Below is a window of Musa acuminata AAA Group cultivar baxijiao chromosome BXJ3-11, Cavendish_Baxijiao_AAA, whole genome shotgun sequence DNA.
AATGCAATGTTGGCTAATGCACAAGGTTGCCTGTTTAACTCAACTCAGCAAAACAGTGTTCTATACCACAAAATGATCTAAAGACCACCATATTAGGTATTTATTGATCCTGAAATCCATCAAATTCACAGACCCCAGGCTTGATCAAATTTTCGTAAGATTGTTTCAAGCCTGAAAAGTAGGATTAATTGATGCCACCTAATAGTTGAAAAGCTTAATGTGCTTGGTTAAACTTCATTTTTAACAAAGATGAGCGGCGACCAGCCTTTATCATATTGATACCCTATAGCCAAAAAATGAAACCAAAATGAGTCTGAAGGATCTTGATTATTCACAAGTTCATTTCATTGACAATTTAAGTTGAGCATATAGTCAAGTCTGTAGTTATACAGCCATCAGAAGGAAACCTAGCAGCCAAATAATTGACAGTTGCATTATTAAAAAGTTTGCCGGAATTCATTGAGCTTAAAAAGAACAAGACAGCTGAGGTTACACACAAAATTGGAGCCCAGGAAAACATGTGTAAGTTAGGCTTCCTTGGTTTTCCCTTATACTTGATTGGGACAAGAACCTATTGATCCGTTGATTCTTCGTGCTAAATTGAACTAATTCTGAAAGCCTGATCTGGTAGTTCCTGTAATCAAGGCTCCCAATCTCGATCATACTAGAAGGTACGACCTCGTAACTAATGTTCCACCAAGTAATTATTGTTTTATTCAATAATACCAAGCTGTATACTGTATAGGTTGATTTGCCATCTGGTACATTGGTACCATACCAGTCAGAAAGTTACAAAAATCAAGATCAGGCCAAGATTTAAATCCTTGGTTATAATTCCCCAAACACATGACAAGTAATTTAAGAGATTTAACATTTAATAACTAATTCATTTGGTATAAGCACAATTAATCAAACTTGAAATTCCAAGAAATAGAGTTAAATTAAGTTGCGGCAGAAAACATGAAATCTttcaaaaaaaattgaaaaaaaaacaaaCACTAGCAATAGCAAAGCATTTCCATACCCTTTGAGTCCTGCATCACCTTCACCACGGACACGAAGAGTACTACCTTTGCTAACACCAGGAGGAATTTTTACTTTAATATCCTTTCTAACACGTAATCGCCCTTCTCCAGCACACTTCCGGCAATACTCTGAAATAGTTTCACCTTCTCCGCCACAAGTTGGACATATAGAAACCTACAGGAAGTAGCATATGAAATTGAGAATGAGGTAGCAGTATAGAGTCTATATAGTGGTTGCTTAAAGACAGTGAGGTTTAGGGAATAATTGGGAGTCAAGAAAAATGCAGTAGTGTATATGAATAGAACTCCTTTTAGGTGATATCAGTTTATGATCCCTAAAATGTGTTGTATTATCAAATGAATAGACAAAAGAAAGTATTCCTATATGTTAGACCGGGGTCCAGACTGCTGTACCAaagttattaaataaaaattcaaacaaatataaaatttaatggaCTATAGAAGAGACAAAAGCAGCAGAGAGTACAAATcagatgttataaaaattcaaaatcactcaaaatattttaaatttcttaTCCATACTTATCCAGGATACAAAATTTTGAAGCTCTATTAAGTTGCTTCAGGCattctttatttcatttctaAACTTCTCCGATGTATGTTACCAAAAGCTCCAGGCTTTCTCtatttcatttttaaaattttctaatgtatTTTATCAAAAAGCTCCAGCTTTCTCCAAAAGTTATGGACTGCAGCTTTCAGGAAAGATACTTTAATCCTTTGTCAGTACactaattaaagcaaaaaaaatttaaaaaaaaaagcacttAAAAACCTGAGAGAATAGGCCAAAGGGTGTTTGCTCAGTTCGCATTACTTGACCTCTTCCACCACAAGTTGCGCATATTCGCATCTTGGAGCCAATTTTTGATCCAGTACCAGTACAAGCATCACATGTCTCCAAATGTGACAAGATAATTTCCCTTTCTCCTCCAAAGATGGcctctggaaactccaaagttatgTCATACCTGAGAATTTGTTTCAGTTAAATAACTCTATGATTTCCTGAACAGagacaaaagaaaaaacataaagaAGAGATTTCTTAAAAAGACCTAAAGATAATTGCATAACTGAAGCATGTATCCCTCAGGTCCTAAAAATAGTTAATTATATGCATGACTGCTTAACAGTTGAAAAGCAGGTCAAATACCTGGCAGTAAAATAGCCAGCTGTCCATCAGAGTATTGGCATCCCATACCCTACATTGGCAGTCTTGGATGCCAGGTTGCCTTTCCTAGGAATGAATGAGCTATGTGCACCATTTGGATGCAAAGATAAATATACACAGTACACACACATAACAGCAACTTATTAATTGCAAATTAGTTTCTCAGACAGCAAGTTCTCCCAGCTCTATTTTACATCTAAAGAATTTTCAAGATCTCCTAGGAGCAAAACATTATATGTGTAGGCTCTGAAAAGTATGTTCCATCTTCCATGTACCATTAGAGTAACAGTTAATTGACCAAAGTGTCCTCATTTTTGTTGGTAATCGGctacaattttcttttcttgcgcAAAATTTAAGTTTTCTGTCACGAAGATTTCATAACATCAATAAACAAATTCCCAATTTCTACAAACTCATCAACACATAATACAAAATTAATAACTTTATCACTACACCTGTATCCACAGTTAATTTTTGCTTGAATTACATATATTGCaacaaggtaggcaataccgaatgatactgtccggtacgggcggtacgtaccggtccgacggcataccgatacgcggaccgcccgctatcggacagaacaaaaaataataataaaattatatatatatatgtatgtatatatatatatatatataaacaaggcaatgtcgcatcgcctcggcgaagTCGCCCcacgtggggaaggaaaaggcgacgtcgccttttaaataaaatatatatataaatatatatatatatataatcttttatatatattaatttatatatatatatatatatgaggcgaCGTCGCTTcgcctgggagaagagagaggcaacgtcgcttcggtataccgctcggtatacaatttcgtactgtaccgagcgaacgtcgaaactccggtacgatacgaaattacaGACCTTGTATTGCAACACTGATTAAATAAATTTTCGATGATGTCTAGAAGAACCTTTAAATTCAGCCGTTGACTTTTCCCTAAGAAATATAGGGTTGCCCCTCCTTTATCAATTTTCATGTTAAATGGACAGAGATAAATTTGTGTAATGTctaaaccactttaaaaactctaCATCTCAAATCTAAGTCGACATCTGTACCAATTCTTGATAGTGTCTGGGAGCAACTAAATATCGACTCCCCTTTTTTAGGGAAATCAAATTCCCTTCTGGGGAAGATAGACCAGTGTGATCTCAATTCAATTCCCATTCTAATGGAATGAACAAGACTGCCAATGACAAACACTACCATATTTATTTATTCCCAAAAAGGAATTTCAAAGGCAAAAATACCGCAATTCTGATTTGGATCTTGGATCCAAAGCTGAAAGAGATATTCATTTCAAAGTTGAAAGAACCAAACACAGGAAGAAAATTGGCCATTACAATTCCACTTCACATAATTTAAACTGCTGATTCCAATTTCAATTCTAATTGCAATTCCAATTGCCAACCAACTGCCACTTGACAACAATAAACAAATTACCAACTATTAGTTAGGTCATAACATAGTTTTTTTCCTCACAAACTATTAGAAAAGGCATTAACGTAAAGAAAGCAGGCACCACACTGAACTTTATATCTTTAAAATCAAGCCCTTTATTATAAAAGTGGGGTAATTGAATAAATACTTTAATGCAGAGAGAGCATAACCAAATCAACATGAAATTGTCCTTCAGTGAACAGTGGTTAAAGCTGAATTAGAGTAAAACACATTCTCTGACTGAATATATAGAGAAAAAAGGTTATAAAAAATCGTTATAGTTTAGACATAATCTCTCAGGTTAAAGAATAAACAGAGTTCTATAACTACATCTAACTCTATTTTGAAGCGAAAAATAGGCCAAAGCCTCATTCAAACTCATTATAATAAGGAAATAGAAAGGTTACAGAGTATGCAAAAGTAAAGTCCACATGAACTATAAAATCACAGTTTGCACTTAACCTAAAATTATAGCTCATCTTAGACCAATAATAATTGTAACAAACTCTTCAAATGTACTTACCGTATATCTTCACCCTTCACAGCGGCACCATATCTACGTGTTCTAAATGTAGTTTGATCCATCCCAGAGAAACCACCCATGCTTGCACCAAAGAAAGTCTCGAAGAGGTCAAAAGGATTGGTCTGCGGAAAAAGAAAACCAGAATTATGTAGATACTTCAATAACATCATTTTGCAGCTCTGGAAACCCTTAAATGTAACCTAATAACTTTGCCTTGCCATAAATCTAATTGAATCCTATAACAAGACTCTTGAATACTTTCAGTGTGAAAaggaaaggacaaaagtatagttGGAAACATCTTACAAATTAAAAGGCAACATAGATTACCGTGTATGCTCCAGCTGGACCTCCTACCCCACTCTTAACTCCAGCTTCACCATATTGGTCATACAAAGCCCTCTTCTTATCATCTGACAGAACCTTTAAATGCAAGAACAAGCCAATATAGTTAGGAAAGACCACTATATAATATCTGAAGTTCTGAACTATTAAACATTAATTATGAAAAAACTAAAatatatgatatggcaaaaagaacagaactgaGAAAACAAGTAATTGTATAGTCCATAtcaaatttggaaaaaaaaaatcaaaacacaGAATTCAAGGTTGCACAAAGGCATATAGTTTACCTAATAGAATAGACATTTATCACTTAACCTCTATTGCTACAAAATTTAAAACTAAAATCCATATTTTAGACTGACAAATTGTGGTATTCAGTAGACAGAATTAAGACCAAAAGCCAGACAATTTTCAGGTTTCATGCTGATCCCAGGCTCAAAACTTCTGTTGAATCTGAAGCTAAACAGTGATTAAAGCTTCAGATTGACACAACTAGTCTTCCTATCCTATGACTGAAGACTGAATAGGTCAACTTGCAGTCTTGGTTAGAAACCAATTTTCATGTTCTAGTGGAATGCTAAAAAGCTCAAGCAATATGATATTAGTCATTTTGAGTGAGTGTATTTAGGTGTCACATGCTGCAGACCCTGCTTATGGATGTTAAAGATAGTTATCGTAGTCTCTCAAGCCACGACAGCATATATGGTTAATAATCTTTGGATCCGAATAAACAAGCACACATTCCAACAGGAGCCTTCTCTTGCACAAGAAATCTTGTTTCAGGTAGATCTTTAAGGATTACCACTGTTTTATGATGGCTAGTAAAAGTTGCAAACAGAATTCGGACATCAATTTAAAATTAGTGAATGCCACTATGCTTGCTGGAGACTAGTTTGGATTGTGTCCATAGCACAAAACAAATAATTCTCTTGTTGAGATAATTAAGTTGATGTCACAAaaggatcaaaaggaaaaaggaagaacACTAGCCGATCCATAGTAATTCCAAACTTAATGATCAAAACCAAGTCAATGGCACAGAAAGAAGTAAAATGATAATTCTATAACATAACTATCCTCAAGAtcaaatacaagaagcaaagttaACATGAACAAATATAACTGAAGAGTCAAAGAACTCGAATTAAAGGAACAAATATAATGGAGACatcaaagaacttgaatcatCTGAAACAACTGAGTACCTCATATGCAGTGCTTATCTCCTTGAATTTTTCTGTTGCCCCAGGTTGCTTATTGACATCAGGGTGATACTTTAACACATAAAACAAATTTCAGAAAACTATTGCTGATGCAACACAAAGGATTCAAAAGTGCAATTACTTTCGGAAAATAGAAGGCTCTTCATCTGGACGCTTTACAGGTAAAATCATGCTCAGTCCATGGTacagaaaaaataatttaagtaGAAAACTGTATCAAGCATACTAATATAGTAATATCTGCCAAGTACAACTAACAGTATTTAATTATAGTACAACTTTTAACATTCATGATAAGCAAGGATTTGCAAAATAGCATGGATCTTGGAAACTAATTAAAAGTAAAAGAAACATACTAGcaaatggatttttttttctggATCCTACAATCCATAAAATGGTGTgaacaaaatttattaagcaaggTTTAAATGAAAAGGTCtgaaaaacataaaacaaaaaacaaaaaaaaattgtccAGGGCCTGTACCATCACGGGTGGTACAGGCCCTATACTGGACATACCATGCAGTTTACCCTAGTCCGCATTTCGGTAAGTTATTGACCTGATAAATACCGCCTGTACCATACTGTACTGtgtggtattgcaaaccttggtttGGATTTACCTAACTTTGAAGACATTAGCTGATGGATCTTCGATTAGAACATTCACCTTGAGAAATTAAATTTCCCCTTCAGTAAACTCTTGAATATGAAAGAGATTTGAGTGGAAGGTAGAAGGTTTGAGAAGAGGATTGATATGAGGGAAGGGAAAGAGAGATAGATGAAAGCAAACAGGGGTTGATAATAGTTGGTTTATAGAGTGAAAAGAGGAGTTAACAGTAAGGGTAAGGAAATATAGTTGTTAGAAGAGGGTTTGTCAGCCCTCTTTTACAACTCAAAAGAGACCCAATGCTTCTCTTTGAGCTCCAAAGACCTGCAGGTAGGCTTACCGCCTGACTCGCATGCAGACCATCCGGTTAGGGGTGGTCAGCATCTCCTTTCACCCTTGGACCGGTAAGTACTGCTCCCTGTACGTACCAGTCCTGGTGAAACAGAAAAACATGAAATAAAATATTGGTTTGATATTAagattgaagccctacaaaccatCAGTCATTGTGACTATCAGAATAAGCACAATGACGCATTGTCTCTCAAACATGTGATTCACGGTTTGGATTCAAGCTTTCACATTCACTTGCTATATATCTACACGAAGGATATTCATCACAAGTTTTCTTAAAGGGACCTCTAGATGACCACAATAAGGTCTTAGTTAGATAAATAAAATCAGACTACACAAAATTGTCTGAAAGACCAAAGCCTTTGCAAGAGCAAATTTCATCGTAGTAATGGTCAAATGGCTCATAATAGCATTGATTCCCATTATAAGGGAAAAAAGGCAATTCTGTGCAGATAACAAACAACACTAAAACTGGAATAACCTTTTATCAGCATTCATCAGGGGCCTCGGTACGGTGAGACAGAAATATTAAGAATGCAAGTTATTCTATGATCTAAACCTTTAGAGTCCAAGTATTTAGATCAGAAAAGCAGACAGCATACTGAAACTTGTCAATTAGTACGATTTCATAATCCAAGTTCCTCTACTCATGTTtctagattattattattttcattaaagCGATGATATACAGATCCATCCTCCGAGGCTTTGTCTTTAAGTGGAAGAAGCAAAATTTCACCATCCTTCTGGACTGCATACTTTTAACACTGCAAACAGCAATATTCGAGATCCTCACATTCGACAACTGAGCCAAATGCAAAGTTGCTCGCAAAGTGCGACTTCACTTGGACGAACAAATGATGCCTGCTAGTGGTACAACCCATAGTTCAAACAACTTCAATCGCATCAACACCAGCAAGGAATGATCTTAAGTGAATTGTAACAAAGTAATAACGGTTCTTTTCCAAATGTTTCACGCAACTATTAAAAAGCCTAACATTCCAATCCATTAATaaaaagaaacaataaaaaaataaactaaaatcaTAACAACAAATAAGCACCTGTCGAGCCAATCTCCTATAAGCGGCCTTGATCTCCTTGGCGCTGGCCGACTTGGGCACTCCGAGAGTGGAATAGTAGTCTGCGGACGCGCTGACGAAGCTCGTGAAGCCATCGCCGCGCCCCCGCCGACGGGCCTTCCTGCGCTGGCGGAGGGCAAGAGAGGGGTCGACGGAGAAGGCGGCGGAGCGGAGGTGGGCGCGCCGGGAGAGGTCAAGGCCGCGGCTACGGAAAGAGCAGGAGGAGGGTTTGGAGGGGGGGACGACGACGGAGATGGAGGAGAGGGAGAGCGCCATTGGATTTTTGGCGTCTGTTACCAGTATATGAAGGCCATGGAGGAGCGAAAGGGGTCGAAGGCTACTTTGGTTGTATGGACCAAAAAGAGAGAAGAGGCGAGATTAGTTTCCACATTTCCAAAACTcgtgtttatttattttattctctgaaaaattacatatatatcctCAAAAGTAGTGATTTATATTTGCTCCTACAAATTAAttagatatttaaatatttattaaagataataaaaaggtatttagatattttattttttaaaaaaataatattggtATTCATGATTATTCTGATGAACTGGTTATACACTATGCTTCAAGCCCATGTTGCTGTCTTGGATGGTCTCTATAATATTTTTCGGTTTCAAAAATATTCTTGTTGGCTCAAATCATATCTAGTTCATCAACTCCATAAAAAAAATCTCTTGGAGTATAAGAAACCTTGTAATATCATTTTGGACATGGCTTCTATgatggactaattatatattatttctataattagttatctttattatctcgattttatatatttaaaaattacattaaaatctctatacttacgaaagtaaaatatttaatctcgtttctccTTATAATATCAATTTTACTAACGAAAATACCATACGTACTCGATGGTAAACTTCatgatattttcatcaataaagtTGATGACATAaagagaaacatgattaaatattttatttttataagtatagagatctcaatataattttttaaaatataaaaaattaaatatactaaaaataactaattaaagGGATAACATGTATATAGCCGCCTTATGATATTGAACATAAATACATAAAACTTTACGGATCTAACTAAAGCTAACCACTCTTTTTATTATTggtatgaaaattttatttcaacTATTATACCAAATGATAGatcaatgatatatattttttattttttcaaaagaaacttaatttaaatttttggtaCCAATATTAAAGATAGAGGCATATATAAGAGATTAAAATCTTTGAAAGAATACTTTTTGAAGGAATAATCATGAATACAATAACAAAATTCAAAGAGGAAAATATGTTATTTATGAACCTCTAGATGATGGATGCTAAATCATCCAATATTTATTTCAtcgtttttttattaattaaaaaaatataaaagattaGTATAGTTCTTGAAGTAGGATATTTGCCCCTCTAaatcttatcattatatatatgcctttaaaaatttagatttttCAACTATTTGAATAATTCACAATTGGCACTCTTATTATGGTTGCCCAAATTTGAGTTAACTACTATTTATAATGGTCATCATTGattttttaaatatctaaaattccttgttattttgaaaaaaatattttaatctcACAATTGAGTTATGGATATAACTTAAAAAAAGGTTTTGAATTAAATATAGCTGACACTGAATATATGAAGTATAAACTAAGAGAAAAACTAATGATGTAGTTTAAGTTTGATAAATAGTTACAAGTACATGTTTATGATATTTTGTATccgaatataaattattataaggatATTGTTCACATGAAAAAATAAGTCTTAATGGTTAAAGTTGAGAGTGATATTAATAGCTTTGTGCCATCATTCGATGCATATTAGATTAAAGACAATTGTAAGGTAATTATGATATCATTAATAAGACATTATTCATTTGATGTCTATTCCATTATCTTTCCCATtggttctttttttccttcttccattATTATGTTCTTGATATGTAACAATATATCATGCATTAGTATGATATTTGGCATTTCATAAGGAAATATATTCTAAGATTATGGGCAATTATGTaacttagtatatatatataatatgaaattatgccaAAAATACAAAAATAGCGGAGACAAGGCGTGCTCATCGGACGGTTGAGGCTCACAACTAGTGGGCGATCAGCACAGTGATTGGATAATCCTATTTCTTTGGACGGCTCTGATGTTAGGACTGGGTAGAGACGATTAAATTGCGACGACAGGATTTGGGACTACCGTCTCGCTGCTACTGCCGTGGCGCTGTTGCCGCCGCTGAGGTTTTCGACCAAAGAAGCCGCCGATGGAGCGAGCCGGAGAAAACTCTTCCCGCCACAGCACCCGATCCTCTTCGTCTCCTATGTCGGTGGACCAATTCGTGTCGCTCATGGCCCCTCTGATCGATCTGGAGAAGGTTTTGTTCTCATTTTCCTCCTCCATCGTTCATTGTCCCCATCGTATCACTTGTTTTCTCTTCCTCTCATCTGATGGTCGGTTCACTTCATTTGTTCGTGCCTCTCGTCAAATGTCATCCACGTGAGCGCATTTGCGTATCTGAATCCGATCAACCCGCACGCTCTGGGCGATGGAAGTGTTTCTATATGGGCTCTGGGTTTAGGGTTTGGTTTTTTCCCTTTTAAGTCGTGATTCCATTCGCGTTCTCGGTCTCATTTCATTTTCTTCGTCTGAAGCTGCTTTCTTGATGTAAAATATAGTGAGATGGGATTCACTCGGGGGAGGTAGTTGTGTTCCCGTGTAAAGATCCTCCGGTACATGATTATATGATATCTGATATCTTCTTCTTATGTTTCTTTACTAGTTATGGTTTGTTACGTCATACCATTGCATTCTTTACTTCGTTAAGTTGAAACTGTGTGTTTTTGATAGTCCATTTATAGTAAATTCCTCTATCGTCGCATGAGATTGTCAAGCTCTTAATTTTGAAATGTTTTTGCTTATGGTCTTTAGGAAGCTGAAATAACAGCATCTATTGGTTCAGCTTCATCAAAGAGCCTGGAGGTTGCTCAAAAGAAAGGCTCCGTTCTTCTTAATCTTAAATGCACCGATGCTCAGGTCTGTATATGCTCTCTGCTTTCTTATTAATTTGCTCTTCCTTTGCAATGACTTCTTATTAAAATTATTCGTTACTAGACAGGGTTGATGGGCAAAGTACTTCTTGAATTCCAATCTAACAAGGGGGACCTGCTTCCTGCTCACAAGGTCATGATCATTTATATGCTATGATGTATATATAGAACTGTACTTCTCAATAGATATAtaggtgaaagaaaaaaaatggatgTTCATATTGTCAGTTTAAGGTTGCATTTCTATAAAATTGTTGTTATTTACAGTTTTTAGTCTAATGCAAGATATGAAAACTTAACTTTTGAGGATAAAAAGGGTCAGTAGTAGCATGTGATTTCAGTTATGCACCTTTCGTTCCCCGCTGGCTTTGAAAAATGCAAAACAAGCTTATTAATTGTTTTGTTTTCGGGCTTTGGTTGCTTCCTCCAATTTATCATCCTGAAAGATCTATTGCTACAACACACCATGTCTTTGGAAGCAACCATCAGTTCAAGCACTCTTCATGGTTGAAGATCACGTCTTTAAGTAGTGGAGGCACAAAAGTGAGAAGCAGGAATGAACACTGGAGAGGCACAAGAGGGTTAAGTTGCAGGAGAAGGATGCGATTATGCCGATGTCGGAGAGGAACATATAGGATTTGGACCATGGTTTGCAATATCGTACTGTCCCGCTcgatatgggcggtatgtaccggtccaataGAGGACCTGTACGGGTGATACATCGGTACACcttagtgtaccatgtgtcggtatgctcGGTACAGCTCAGTGTATACCGTATCGATAGTTGATTGGTAtattggtacggtacgatattcagAACCTTAATTTGGACAACCGCATTAATATTAAATGGTGTAGTTTCAAGAGGGAAAGAAGATTGATGTTTTTGTAGAAAGTGGCTGAAACTAAATAGTAAAGGTGATGAGGGTGGAGGTAGTGGGTGCTAGCAAAGATGGCAAGGAAGATATAGTTGGAAGCATCGTGGAAATGTTCAACTATTAAGGAAAATGGTCACCAAGGGCAGCAGTTCCAGTGGAAAAGCAATTAAGAAATAGAGGGCCTTTTGACGATGTCTTTTACAAGGCTTTGGAAAAGCACTCATAAAGGTTGCATACACCAAAAAGTCAGTTGTTCATGTGTAGTGAATTAAAAGACTCATAATAATAAGGTAATCATATGCCTCATAAATCACACTGATTGCATTTGAGACATTTGGTTCCAATCTATTGATGACATCATGAA
It encodes the following:
- the LOC103970575 gene encoding uncharacterized protein LOC103970575 gives rise to the protein MALSLSSISVVVPPSKPSSCSFRSRGLDLSRRAHLRSAAFSVDPSLALRQRRKARRRGRGDGFTSFVSASADYYSTLGVPKSASAKEIKAAYRRLARQYHPDVNKQPGATEKFKEISTAYEVLSDDKKRALYDQYGEAGVKSGVGGPAGAYTTNPFDLFETFFGASMGGFSGMDQTTFRTRRYGAAVKGEDIRYDITLEFPEAIFGGEREIILSHLETCDACTGTGSKIGSKMRICATCGGRGQVMRTEQTPFGLFSQVSICPTCGGEGETISEYCRKCAGEGRLRVRKDIKVKIPPGVSKGSTLRVRGEGDAGLKGGPPGDLYVCLDIKEIPEIQRDGINLCSIVTINYIEAILGTTVKVKTVDGINELQIPPGTQPGDVVVLAKKGVPKLNKPSIRGDHLFTIKVTIPNRISGKERELLEELASLSRDSVSRASPRTSTKAQVNRAESQKSLEAEESEKPSQNDFWQSLKDFAGSVANGALKWLKDNL